Proteins co-encoded in one Flavobacterium fluviale genomic window:
- a CDS encoding HD domain-containing protein, translating into MNTSELINKTIAFVKEKLNDAEGGHDWFHIERVYKNALLIAKDTICDLTVVQLGALLHDIADSKFHNGDETIGPKTARAFLEAQNVSEDTVVHVVNIIENISYKGGNFEKKFSSVELDIVQDADRLDAIGAIGVARAFNYGGFKNRALYNPEIAPVTNMTKEEYKKNNAPTINHFYEKLLLLKDKMNTEKGKEIAAERHHFMETFLAQFYAEWEGVK; encoded by the coding sequence ATGAATACTTCTGAACTAATAAATAAAACTATCGCTTTCGTAAAAGAAAAACTGAACGATGCCGAAGGCGGACACGATTGGTTTCATATCGAACGCGTTTATAAAAATGCACTTTTGATAGCAAAAGATACCATTTGTGACTTAACAGTTGTGCAGTTGGGAGCTTTACTTCACGATATTGCAGACAGTAAATTTCATAATGGAGATGAAACTATCGGCCCAAAAACAGCCAGAGCTTTTTTAGAGGCTCAAAATGTTTCTGAGGACACAGTTGTTCATGTTGTCAATATCATCGAAAATATCTCTTATAAAGGTGGAAATTTCGAAAAGAAGTTCTCGTCGGTCGAATTAGATATTGTTCAGGATGCAGATCGTTTAGATGCAATTGGTGCAATTGGTGTTGCAAGGGCATTCAATTATGGCGGATTTAAAAACAGAGCTTTGTACAATCCTGAAATTGCTCCAGTGACCAATATGACAAAAGAAGAATATAAAAAAAACAATGCTCCAACGATAAATCATTTCTACGAAAAGCTTCTGCTTTTAAAAGATAAAATGAACACAGAAAAAGGAAAAGAAATCGCTGCGGAAAGACATCATTTTATGGAAACATTCCTAGCGCAGTTTTATGCAGAGTGGGAGGGAGTTAAATAA
- the rnpA gene encoding ribonuclease P protein component, translated as MNFTYPKNERLKSKTTIGLLFSDGKSVSKYPLRLVYRQEAENSEEQTKIGVSVSKKYFKKAVDRNYFKRVLRETYRLNKHLLLDNLDGNYSIMLFYQTKDKLSYEEINTKMIQLFEKFTAQINKSPDSEQKIES; from the coding sequence ATGAATTTCACTTACCCTAAAAACGAGCGTTTAAAAAGCAAAACAACGATTGGCTTACTTTTTTCTGATGGAAAATCGGTGTCTAAATATCCGCTTCGTTTGGTTTACCGTCAAGAGGCAGAAAATTCAGAAGAACAAACTAAAATTGGCGTTTCGGTTTCAAAGAAATATTTCAAAAAAGCTGTCGATAGAAATTACTTCAAAAGGGTGTTGAGAGAAACGTATCGTTTAAACAAACATCTGCTTCTAGATAATCTTGATGGAAATTATTCTATTATGCTTTTTTATCAGACTAAAGACAAATTATCTTACGAAGAAATCAATACAAAAATGATTCAGCTGTTTGAGAAATTTACCGCTCAAATAAACAAATCTCCAGATTCTGAACAGAAAATTGAATCGTAG
- a CDS encoding gliding motility-associated C-terminal domain-containing protein: protein MRNIVSDIVRRTALVGTSIFIFQNSYSQFVNEGNVKINKETLVSVYLDYRNTVSGNFINDGELHVFENWTNDGIVSYTNSENGKTFFTGTTEQIIEGTKPSDFQNIIFNNQTTAIPFHLAATITVGKLADFTKGIINADDYGGLVIFKNQAFHTNVSTASFVDGKTENNIDKPFEFPVGDGLYFRPIFYNSNSAEQSVYTSQYFFKNSNLIHPHTSKEESIIQINDAEYWNLIQNQGTEKIVLSLTLSPDTTPAAFYNITAETELAIVRWDEITGKWINEGGVLSDALSNEPYTNLLTNEVTGYGIFTIAIVKKSDVPTNDLIVHNAISPNGDGFNDTFHIKGIDNYPDNTVEIYNRWGIKVYEANAYNENDMMFSGYSDGRSTFKKDDKLPSGTYFYTLRYVKDNTTIKQAGYLYISNE, encoded by the coding sequence ATGAGAAATATTGTTTCAGATATAGTTCGAAGAACCGCATTAGTTGGTACGAGCATTTTCATTTTTCAAAACAGCTATTCGCAGTTTGTTAACGAAGGAAATGTAAAAATTAATAAAGAAACCCTGGTATCTGTTTATCTTGATTACCGAAATACAGTATCGGGAAATTTTATAAATGATGGTGAGCTGCATGTCTTTGAAAATTGGACAAATGACGGAATTGTATCTTATACTAATTCTGAAAACGGAAAAACTTTCTTTACAGGTACAACCGAGCAAATAATTGAAGGAACAAAACCATCAGATTTTCAAAATATTATTTTTAATAATCAAACAACAGCCATTCCTTTTCATTTGGCAGCTACTATTACTGTTGGAAAATTAGCCGATTTTACAAAAGGAATAATAAATGCTGATGATTACGGGGGATTAGTGATTTTTAAAAACCAAGCTTTTCATACGAATGTCAGCACTGCAAGTTTTGTTGACGGAAAAACAGAAAACAACATCGACAAACCTTTTGAATTTCCTGTAGGTGACGGGCTTTACTTTAGGCCTATTTTTTACAATTCAAATTCAGCAGAACAATCTGTCTACACTTCGCAGTATTTTTTCAAAAATTCGAATCTAATTCATCCGCATACGAGTAAAGAAGAAAGTATAATTCAAATAAACGATGCCGAATATTGGAACTTGATTCAAAATCAAGGAACAGAAAAGATTGTTCTAAGTCTTACATTAAGTCCTGATACAACACCAGCCGCATTCTACAATATCACTGCCGAAACAGAACTAGCAATAGTTCGCTGGGATGAAATAACTGGAAAATGGATTAATGAGGGAGGGGTTCTAAGTGACGCACTAAGCAATGAACCGTACACAAATTTATTGACCAATGAGGTCACTGGATATGGAATCTTTACGATTGCCATTGTTAAAAAGTCAGATGTTCCAACAAACGATCTAATTGTACATAATGCTATTTCTCCAAATGGAGATGGTTTTAATGATACTTTCCATATCAAAGGAATAGATAATTATCCCGATAATACAGTGGAAATTTATAATAGATGGGGCATTAAAGTATACGAAGCAAATGCATACAATGAAAATGACATGATGTTTTCTGGTTATTCTGACGGTCGTTCAACATTTAAAAAAGATGACAAACTACCGTCTGGAACTTATTTTTATACTTTAAGATATGTCAAAGACAACACAACTATTAAACAAGCTGGATATCTTTATATTAGTAATGAGTAA
- the feoB gene encoding ferrous iron transport protein B yields the protein MSVQNINVALIGNPNTGKTSVFNQLTGLNQQVGNYPGITVEKKIGFCKLPHNIKANILDLPGTYSLNASSMDESVVIELLLNKNDKLFPDVAVVVTDVENLKRNLLIYTQIKDLEIPTILVINMSDRMERKGISLDIPYLEEKLKTKIALVSSRKGLGIEQLKELIVSYKTLPSEPCLNASVIDPEYFEKLQHAFPNQLMYKLWLVITQDVNFSNLDRNEVRSTLTKSHSELKRLQQKETIKRYQFINDVLKEGLKVDASMAKDIRAKLDRVLTHKVWGYVIFFAILFLIFQSIFSWSTIPMNFIDSTFASLSSWVAAELPSGILTDLLSQGIIPGIGGVIIFIPQIAFLFLFISILEESGYMSRVVFLMDKIMRRFGLSGKSVVPLISGTACAIPAIMATRNIENWKERLITILVTPFTTCSARLPVYAIIISLVIPSKRVFGILNLQGLTLMSLYVLGFVAAILSAYILNKVLKLDSKTYFVVEMPSYKMPLLKNVGINVVEKTKAFIVGAGKIILAISVILWFLASYGPGKDFNEAESIVKERFANTTLDETQFENEVASQKLENSYIGLMGRAIEPAIEPLGYDWKIGIALISSFAAREVFVGTLATIYSVGDTDNESTIKSKMQAEIRPDTGKKVFDFPTGISLLLFYAFAMQCASTLAITKKETNSWKWPAMQLVLMSGLAYFTALIAYQLLK from the coding sequence ATGAGCGTTCAGAATATCAATGTTGCCCTAATTGGGAATCCAAATACCGGAAAAACCTCTGTTTTTAATCAATTGACTGGTCTTAACCAGCAAGTTGGAAATTATCCTGGAATTACTGTTGAGAAAAAAATAGGTTTTTGCAAATTACCTCATAACATAAAAGCCAATATTCTAGATTTACCAGGAACTTACAGCTTGAATGCAAGTTCGATGGATGAAAGTGTAGTTATTGAACTTTTGCTGAATAAAAACGACAAGCTTTTTCCAGATGTCGCAGTTGTAGTGACAGATGTTGAAAACCTGAAACGAAATTTATTGATTTATACGCAAATCAAAGACCTTGAAATTCCGACGATATTGGTTATTAATATGTCTGATCGTATGGAAAGAAAGGGAATTTCGTTAGATATTCCGTATTTAGAAGAAAAACTAAAAACAAAAATAGCTTTAGTAAGTTCGCGTAAAGGTTTAGGAATTGAGCAATTAAAAGAATTGATTGTTTCTTATAAAACGCTTCCAAGCGAACCTTGTTTAAATGCTTCGGTAATTGATCCTGAGTATTTTGAAAAATTACAGCATGCTTTTCCTAATCAATTAATGTACAAATTGTGGCTGGTAATAACGCAGGATGTGAACTTTTCAAATCTAGACCGAAACGAAGTTCGAAGCACTTTAACAAAATCACATTCAGAATTAAAGCGCTTGCAGCAGAAAGAAACCATCAAAAGATATCAATTTATAAATGATGTTTTAAAAGAAGGTTTAAAAGTCGACGCTTCGATGGCCAAAGATATTCGTGCCAAATTAGACCGTGTTTTAACGCACAAGGTTTGGGGTTACGTGATTTTCTTTGCTATTTTATTTTTGATTTTTCAATCTATTTTCAGCTGGTCAACTATTCCAATGAATTTCATTGACAGCACTTTTGCTTCTTTAAGCAGCTGGGTTGCAGCAGAACTTCCAAGCGGTATTTTAACCGATTTACTTTCGCAGGGAATTATTCCAGGAATTGGAGGTGTAATTATTTTCATTCCGCAGATTGCCTTTTTATTCCTCTTTATTTCGATTCTGGAAGAAAGCGGTTATATGAGCCGTGTGGTATTTTTAATGGATAAAATAATGCGCAGGTTTGGACTTTCAGGAAAAAGTGTCGTGCCTTTAATTTCGGGAACAGCTTGTGCAATTCCAGCAATTATGGCTACGCGAAATATCGAAAATTGGAAAGAACGCCTTATTACGATCTTAGTAACGCCTTTCACGACTTGCTCTGCAAGATTACCTGTTTATGCTATTATTATTTCTTTGGTTATTCCGAGTAAACGCGTTTTCGGAATTTTAAATCTTCAAGGATTAACCTTAATGTCACTTTACGTTTTAGGTTTCGTTGCGGCGATTTTATCGGCTTATATTTTGAATAAAGTTTTAAAGTTAGATTCTAAAACCTATTTTGTTGTCGAAATGCCGAGTTACAAAATGCCGCTTTTAAAAAATGTCGGAATTAATGTTGTAGAGAAAACAAAGGCATTTATTGTTGGTGCGGGTAAAATTATCCTAGCGATATCTGTTATTTTATGGTTTTTAGCTTCATACGGACCTGGAAAAGATTTTAACGAAGCTGAATCTATCGTAAAAGAAAGATTTGCCAATACAACTTTAGATGAAACTCAGTTTGAAAACGAAGTTGCTTCTCAAAAACTAGAAAACTCCTATATCGGACTAATGGGAAGAGCGATCGAACCAGCAATCGAGCCCTTGGGTTACGATTGGAAAATAGGAATTGCATTAATTAGTTCTTTTGCAGCCCGTGAAGTTTTTGTGGGAACTCTTGCAACCATTTACAGCGTTGGAGATACCGATAACGAATCGACCATAAAAAGCAAAATGCAGGCAGAAATACGTCCAGATACCGGCAAAAAAGTATTTGACTTCCCTACCGGAATTTCATTATTACTGTTTTATGCTTTTGCTATGCAGTGCGCCAGTACACTGGCCATTACTAAAAAAGAAACCAATTCGTGGAAATGGCCGGCAATGCAGCTGGTTTTAATGAGCGGACTGGCTTATTTTACCGCATTAATTGCGTACCAACTTTTAAAATAA
- a CDS encoding FeoB-associated Cys-rich membrane protein: MIQQIIAFAILGFAVAFLIKKYFFKSKKKKDCGDGNCGCS, encoded by the coding sequence ATGATCCAGCAAATTATAGCTTTCGCGATATTAGGATTTGCAGTAGCTTTTCTGATCAAAAAATATTTCTTTAAATCGAAAAAGAAAAAAGACTGCGGTGATGGAAATTGCGGCTGTTCATAA
- a CDS encoding DUF4349 domain-containing protein, with protein sequence MFLILTGCNKSYQTEDQNMIVTALKLPAKAKNVAYDKKPDPSSPQPPPPPRADQQIEQKIIKEATLRFETDNLETSFIQIEKAVAASKARIINDSEGKDYATAFRNLIIKVPSQNFDLFVNDVSKGVSYFETKNISAEDVTEQYIDLTSRLKTKKKLEERYLEILKKANKVSDILEIEEQISAIREEIEAKEGQLKYLESRVSESTVTIEFYKTIVEKEGVKISYGSKLGNAVKSGFYTLSDLLISLLSVWPLIIIFFVLAYFIRKRFKRRKKE encoded by the coding sequence TTGTTTTTAATTCTTACTGGATGTAATAAATCTTACCAAACGGAAGATCAAAACATGATAGTAACGGCTTTAAAATTACCTGCGAAGGCAAAAAATGTTGCTTATGATAAAAAACCAGATCCATCATCTCCGCAACCACCGCCACCTCCACGGGCAGATCAACAAATCGAACAAAAAATCATAAAAGAAGCTACTTTAAGATTTGAAACAGATAACTTAGAAACTTCTTTCATTCAAATTGAAAAGGCAGTTGCCGCCAGCAAAGCAAGAATAATAAATGATTCTGAAGGAAAAGATTATGCAACTGCTTTTAGAAATCTAATTATAAAAGTACCAAGTCAGAATTTTGACCTTTTTGTTAATGATGTTTCTAAAGGCGTTTCTTATTTTGAAACTAAAAATATATCTGCCGAAGATGTTACTGAACAATACATTGATCTGACTTCAAGATTAAAAACCAAGAAAAAACTCGAAGAACGCTATCTTGAAATATTAAAAAAAGCAAATAAAGTCAGTGATATTTTAGAAATTGAAGAACAAATTTCAGCTATTCGCGAAGAAATTGAAGCCAAGGAAGGACAGCTGAAATATTTGGAAAGCCGTGTTTCTGAAAGCACTGTTACAATTGAATTTTATAAAACCATTGTCGAAAAAGAAGGTGTTAAAATATCTTATGGTTCCAAGCTGGGGAATGCCGTTAAATCAGGATTCTATACTCTATCCGATTTATTAATTTCACTATTAAGCGTTTGGCCGCTTATTATTATATTTTTTGTATTAGCCTATTTTATTAGAAAAAGATTTAAAAGAAGAAAAAAAGAATAA
- a CDS encoding lysophospholipid acyltransferase family protein: MQKIISYPISVIYYLCFGLCLAVFHPIQWICLNLFGYQAHKKSVDYLNFFLLKCTNLVGTTYTVKGVETIPTGVPIIFVANHQSMYDIVAMIWYFRRFHCKFVSKKELGSGIPSVSFNLRHGGSVLIDRKDPKQAIPVIKGLSEYIEKNTRSAVIFPEGTRSKTGKPKEFAQSGLKILCKYAPSAYVVPVSINNSWKMVRFGMFPVGLGNHLTFTAHKAMAVKDYDFAELMQLTEEAVKEGINEYKQV; the protein is encoded by the coding sequence ATGCAAAAGATAATTTCATATCCAATCTCTGTAATTTATTATTTATGTTTTGGATTGTGTTTGGCAGTTTTTCACCCAATTCAATGGATTTGCCTTAATCTTTTTGGTTATCAGGCGCACAAAAAAAGTGTTGATTATTTAAATTTCTTTCTTTTAAAGTGCACCAATTTGGTTGGAACTACGTATACAGTTAAAGGAGTTGAAACAATTCCAACTGGAGTTCCTATTATTTTTGTAGCTAATCACCAAAGTATGTACGATATCGTTGCCATGATTTGGTACTTTAGACGTTTTCATTGTAAATTTGTAAGTAAGAAGGAGTTAGGAAGCGGTATTCCAAGTGTGTCATTTAATTTACGCCACGGAGGATCTGTGCTAATCGACCGAAAAGACCCTAAACAAGCGATTCCAGTAATCAAAGGCTTGTCTGAATATATAGAAAAAAATACAAGATCTGCTGTTATTTTCCCAGAAGGAACTCGTAGCAAAACAGGAAAACCAAAAGAATTTGCTCAAAGCGGTTTAAAAATTCTATGCAAGTACGCGCCATCTGCGTATGTGGTACCGGTTAGTATTAACAATTCATGGAAGATGGTTCGTTTTGGAATGTTTCCAGTAGGTTTAGGAAACCATCTGACTTTTACTGCTCATAAAGCTATGGCGGTAAAAGATTATGATTTTGCCGAGTTGATGCAATTGACGGAAGAAGCAGTTAAAGAGGGAATAAATGAGTATAAACAGGTTTAA
- a CDS encoding tail fiber domain-containing protein produces the protein MKKKITLLFFLIGTSLLMNAQVGIGTLNPDSSSQLDISSSNKGLLIPRVSLVQTTNQSPVVGAITQSLVVYNMSVSTDVTPGFYYWDGAKWVRILSSTDPIVFNETLTTLNYNSASNQLTYVDERGISNVLQLTGQIGPQGPQGIPGNDGAPGPQGPIGPQGISGNDGATGPQGPQGIAGNDGAAGPQGPQGIPGNDGAAGPQGPQGIPGNDGATGPQGPQGVPGNDGATGPQGPAGPQGGIGLIEAGNNTTVTGTGVSSDAYKINTPTTSLSQNTVSGIISHTNEEGTIATANVISANSGNLITIGTDGGAMLNATSLPPITVSNTSLNNDLTTTVNGVTGSPVDIINSNELTSTNGGLTSTVNGISSNSVLILNEAENGLTNLNGIVELGGALLHPTVIGTDAANTLAITGLQSGLITDQIVVAAPATGVLKTLTTDELNLNNWRITGNSNISEALHFLGTTNDHDIIFKRDNIFAGTIHRNNTSLGVNAFNAVSTGSYNVAIGRYSLNVNANGSYNTAIGDYALPSNTDGFYNSAIGHIALNTNTTGNSNTASGYGALSQNTTGNNNAAYGFSAGSNNTTASNNTFIGSQSNLSTSGLNITNATAIGYSARVATSNSIILGSTGANAVNVGIGTTAPTNPLHVVPLSGIDPVRIEGLQPGIAADNIVVADANGVLKTVPQSNPSDLRLKKDINTSTFGLNFISKLRPVTYTMKKGTTDLQTGFIAQEVEKAAKEINYEFSGIVKPKSDSDFYSLRYSEFVVPLVKAVQEQQSQIQTLEKKQQEQQKELAELRALVNSLAKK, from the coding sequence ATGAAAAAGAAAATTACACTTCTATTTTTTCTTATTGGAACTAGTTTATTGATGAATGCACAAGTTGGAATTGGAACACTTAATCCTGACAGCTCGTCTCAATTAGATATTAGTTCATCTAATAAAGGTTTGCTGATTCCAAGAGTATCTTTAGTTCAAACAACAAATCAAAGTCCTGTTGTTGGCGCCATCACACAAAGTCTCGTTGTTTATAATATGTCCGTAAGTACAGATGTCACTCCTGGATTTTATTATTGGGATGGAGCTAAATGGGTAAGAATTCTTTCATCAACCGATCCTATTGTCTTTAATGAAACTTTAACCACATTAAACTACAATTCTGCTTCCAATCAATTAACCTATGTAGATGAGAGAGGTATATCAAATGTGCTGCAATTGACAGGACAAATTGGACCTCAGGGACCGCAAGGTATTCCTGGAAATGACGGTGCACCAGGACCTCAAGGACCAATTGGACCACAAGGTATTTCTGGAAATGATGGAGCAACTGGACCGCAGGGTCCGCAAGGTATTGCTGGAAACGATGGTGCTGCTGGACCGCAGGGACCACAAGGCATTCCCGGAAATGACGGTGCAGCAGGACCGCAGGGACCACAAGGTATTCCCGGAAATGACGGTGCAACAGGACCGCAGGGTCCGCAAGGTGTTCCCGGAAACGATGGTGCTACTGGACCGCAAGGACCTGCTGGGCCTCAAGGTGGGATTGGTCTCATTGAAGCTGGAAATAACACTACTGTTACAGGAACTGGCGTTTCATCAGATGCTTACAAAATAAATACTCCAACAACTTCTTTATCTCAAAATACTGTTTCTGGTATAATTTCACACACTAATGAAGAAGGAACAATTGCGACGGCTAATGTTATTAGTGCAAACTCAGGAAATTTAATAACTATTGGTACAGATGGAGGCGCAATGCTTAATGCAACATCATTACCTCCTATTACAGTTTCTAATACAAGTTTAAATAACGACTTGACTACAACTGTAAATGGAGTTACAGGATCGCCGGTCGATATTATTAACTCTAATGAACTTACCTCAACAAATGGCGGTTTAACCTCAACAGTAAATGGTATTTCCTCAAATTCTGTCTTAATTTTAAATGAAGCGGAAAATGGTTTAACTAATCTTAATGGTATAGTTGAGCTGGGCGGAGCATTGCTTCATCCGACCGTTATCGGAACAGATGCCGCTAACACATTAGCAATAACAGGATTACAATCTGGTTTAATAACTGATCAAATTGTCGTTGCTGCTCCCGCTACTGGGGTTTTGAAGACTTTAACTACTGATGAATTAAACTTAAATAACTGGAGGATAACTGGAAATTCAAATATATCAGAAGCATTACATTTTTTAGGAACCACGAACGATCATGACATCATTTTCAAAAGAGATAATATTTTTGCTGGAACAATACATAGAAATAATACTTCATTAGGTGTAAATGCTTTCAATGCTGTTTCCACAGGAAGTTACAATGTTGCAATAGGAAGATATTCTCTGAATGTGAATGCCAACGGGAGTTATAATACGGCAATAGGTGATTATGCTCTGCCATCCAATACGGACGGATTTTATAATTCAGCCATAGGACATATTGCATTAAACACGAACACTACCGGAAACAGCAATACTGCCTCAGGCTATGGTGCACTCTCGCAAAATACTACAGGCAACAATAATGCTGCATATGGTTTTTCTGCAGGCAGCAATAATACTACAGCCTCTAACAATACCTTTATTGGCTCTCAATCTAATCTTTCTACATCTGGTTTAAATATTACTAATGCAACAGCCATAGGTTACAGCGCTAGAGTCGCAACAAGTAATAGTATTATTCTGGGTTCAACTGGTGCAAATGCTGTGAATGTTGGTATTGGAACCACGGCCCCAACAAACCCTTTACATGTAGTTCCACTTTCTGGAATAGATCCCGTTCGCATTGAAGGTTTACAGCCGGGAATTGCTGCTGACAATATTGTTGTCGCAGATGCAAATGGGGTTTTAAAAACAGTTCCCCAATCAAATCCTTCAGATCTTCGTTTAAAAAAAGATATTAATACGAGTACATTCGGTTTGAACTTTATAAGTAAACTTAGACCTGTTACTTATACAATGAAAAAAGGAACAACTGATTTACAGACAGGTTTTATTGCTCAGGAAGTAGAAAAAGCAGCCAAAGAAATAAACTATGAATTCAGCGGTATCGTTAAACCAAAATCCGATTCTGATTTCTACAGCTTGCGTTATTCAGAATTTGTTGTTCCCTTAGTAAAAGCTGTCCAAGAACAACAATCTCAAATTCAAACTTTAGAGAAAAAACAACAAGAGCAGCAGAAAGAATTAGCAGAGCTTAGAGCACTTGTAAATAGTTTGGCTAAAAAATAG
- a CDS encoding acyl-ACP desaturase, translating to MSIKNIRLEVMQFLEKNVDSFVEQYLIPVEKIWQPSDFLPNSEGENFFEEVKELREIAKELPYDFWVTLVGDTITEEALPTYESWLMDVEGIDQIENGGNGWSKWIRQWTGEENRHGDLLNKYLYLSGRVNMREIEMTTQHLINDGFDIGTGTDPYKNFVYTSFQELATYVSHNRVSQIAKKFGDNKLSKMCKMIAGDEMRHHHAYSEFVTRIFQVDPSEMMLAFQYMMKQKIVMPAHFLRESGQKISSAFEQFSDSAQRIGVYTANDYVDIMQKLINKWEVDKITNLTDEAEKARDYLMKLPARMARISERIVIPQESHIFKWVEPARL from the coding sequence ATGTCTATAAAAAACATTAGATTAGAAGTAATGCAGTTTTTGGAAAAAAACGTGGATAGCTTCGTTGAACAGTATTTAATTCCAGTGGAAAAAATTTGGCAGCCGTCTGATTTTTTACCAAATTCTGAAGGAGAAAATTTCTTCGAAGAGGTAAAAGAATTACGCGAGATTGCTAAAGAATTACCATACGATTTCTGGGTTACGCTTGTTGGTGATACTATCACCGAAGAAGCTTTGCCTACATATGAGTCTTGGTTAATGGATGTAGAAGGTATTGACCAAATAGAAAATGGTGGGAACGGTTGGTCTAAATGGATCCGTCAATGGACTGGAGAAGAAAACCGCCACGGAGACCTTTTAAATAAATACTTGTATTTGTCTGGTCGTGTAAATATGCGTGAAATCGAAATGACAACACAGCATTTAATCAACGACGGTTTTGATATTGGAACTGGAACTGACCCGTACAAAAACTTTGTATACACTAGTTTCCAGGAATTAGCAACCTACGTTTCTCATAACAGAGTATCGCAGATTGCAAAGAAATTTGGTGATAACAAGCTGTCCAAAATGTGTAAAATGATTGCTGGCGACGAAATGCGCCATCATCATGCTTACAGCGAATTTGTAACTAGAATTTTCCAAGTTGACCCAAGCGAAATGATGCTTGCTTTTCAATACATGATGAAGCAGAAAATCGTTATGCCGGCTCATTTCTTGAGAGAATCTGGACAGAAAATTAGTTCGGCATTTGAGCAGTTCTCAGATTCTGCACAACGTATTGGGGTTTACACAGCAAATGATTATGTTGATATTATGCAGAAATTAATCAACAAATGGGAAGTGGATAAAATTACCAATTTGACTGATGAAGCAGAAAAAGCACGTGATTACTTAATGAAATTACCAGCTCGTATGGCGAGAATTTCAGAAAGAATTGTAATTCCACAAGAATCTCACATCTTTAAATGGGTAGAACCTGCTAGATTGTAA